In the genome of Nycticebus coucang isolate mNycCou1 chromosome X, mNycCou1.pri, whole genome shotgun sequence, the window gttgcccagattggaGTACAGTGTTGTGGTCTAGCTCATGGCAGCTTCCAATCCCCAgacccaagcaatcctcttggctcagcctcccaagtagctgggactacattcaCATTCACATGTCACcatactcagcttttttttttttttttttttttttggtagaaacaaggTCCTACTTGTTTCTACTCCAGACTAAAGTACAGGGTATGATCATAGTGCATGGCAGCCgtgaactgctgggctcaagtgatcaaccCTCCTTgcttagcctccggagtagctgggactacaggtacacgctaccacactcagctaatttttgtgtattttgtagAGGCAAGGTCTAAGTTGCCCATGTTGGTCTTGAACACctagcctcaagaaatcctcccaaagtgctaggactacagacatgagtcaccgtgcccagccaggaataggaaaatcttaatgtCACATTATATCTACagcattatttttgaaataatttttgccaTTTAAATCTACTCTTACGctgagcatgatggctcatgcctgtaattctaatacTCTAGGAAGcggagacaggtggatcacttgagctcaggagttagaaactagcctgagcgagagccagaccccttctctactaaacatagaaaaactagccgggcttgtggcgggcaccggtaagtcctcccagctactcgggaggctaaggcaagaggatcatttgaggttaagagtttgaggtcactgtgagctatgatgccaaagcagtctaccgagggtgacaaagtgagactctgtctcaatcagtCAATCAATTTATCAATGCACTCTTCACCGGACAATCCAAGATTCTTAGAGCTCACCAACAAGTCCCGCCTGCCCACCTTCTCTCCCTGTTGCCAGCTCAGACCCTCCTGagccaatgattttttttcttttgtttagagatggggttttgctgtgttgctcaggctggattcaaactcctggctcaagcactcctccagcctcaacctcttgagtagctggaaggACTGATGTGTACCCCTGTGTCTGTATCAATGACTTTTGAGCATTCGCCTTAGTTGGGCAGAGGAGCTGTTCAAGGCTTCCAGAGTCTCCTGAGGCCTCCAGCCTAGTGAAGCCCATTCTCACAAGCCTACAGATTGCGTGGGGGTGTTAACCAGGACTTTTGTCCCCTTTATTTTCTACAAACCAAGCAAGTAGTTTATAACTACCATGCTTTAAGTGATGCCTGGGATTTTTAAAAGTACTCACAAATACTAACAAATTAAATGTCTATTTCTTAGCCAGTAATTTAGCCAGGATGTGCTGACATTCATTTCCAGCAACCACAAATGCAAGGCCCTTACTAGCATATTTCTCTCTCTGGGTCACTTAGAGCCTGCCCCAGACCATGTGTAGCTGAGCAAGTAAGACCTGATTTTCTCACTGTCTTGAGTGTGGTTGCTTGCTACATCCccgaaatataattttaaagaattgatttgaaagatttttttcattgactGTATGAACATGTTCATTTGCGTCTTTGCCAGGGTCACGTCAATTGCAGACAGGTTGAACGTGGAATTCGCTTTGATCcacaaagagaggaagaaggcGAATGAAGTGGACCGGATGGTTTTGGTGGGTGATGTGAAGGGCCGTGTGGCCATCCTTGTGGACGACATGGCTGACACGTGTGGCACCATCTGCCATGCTGCGGACAAGTATGTGGGCAGTGGGGAAAGCGCTGGGACCTTTTGCTTGGACAGGGAAACGTGTCTACTTTTAGAAGTTGGACCTGTCTTTCCTAATTATCACTGGTTGCTTGGCAGTGGAGTTTTAGATCGAAGGAGATTCTAAGCCATTTATTCATCTTTACCATTCATTTCTGGGTAGAAAGGAAATCATGGgctttttattttccaagttcAGCTTACAGAGTATTTCAGAAAGGGTCAGAGGAGCTGCTTTCCTTGACACTGAGCACAGAAGGAAAGAGTCTTGCGGCTTCTTtgggcccttccttccttctgcttggtcTTCATGCCAACTGTCTTGGCCACATGGGTTTCTGAAGGATATGGAGTTGCACTGTCCTTTATGGGAGCATGGCTGTGGAGCTCTTGGAATGTGACCAATGTAAAATGGACACCATGTTTCTAAAACTCAGTATGAAACAAAGAGTGTAAAACGTCttattaataaagttttataTTGGTTACATGCCACAATGATGTTACTTTGACTATATTggtttaaaccagtggttctcaaccaggggcAGTTTTGCTCCCAGAGGGACATTGGGCACCATCTAGAGACATTTTTACTTGTCATAATTGAGGGAATGGGTGTTGCTATggggccagggatgctgctgaatTTTCCTATGATGAACAAGACAGCCCACATACCAAATAATTATCTGGGCTCAAATGCCAAGATTGAAAATCCCTTATTTAATGGGATACAAAGTGTTTTGCTAAAGTAGATCTTAAAAGATCCTATTTTAGGCTAATATATATGAGTGCAATTTGTTTTGCCTTCTCCTTTAGGGAACCCACTTTTGCTTTTACCATACGTACTAGAGGAGAGTATTTCAAGAATTCACGGCGCTTACAATTtactatcttctgctattttataGGTTACTCTCAGCTGGAGCCACCAAAGTTTATGCTATCCTTACTCATGGGATCTTTTCTGGGCCAGCTATTTCTAGAATAAATAATGCTGCTTTTGAGGCTGTTGTTGTCACAAACACAATTCCACAAGAGGACAAAATGAAACACTGCGCCAAGATTCAGGTACCGTCTGTGCTGCAGTGAGGCACCTACTTTAGATCTTTAAGAATAGTGTGGAATCTTCTATGTGGGGGGCTTCTTGCTAAGGCAGATGCTGGCAGAGGTTTCAGCTTCTCATGACAACAGTATATAAACCACGTCAGATGTCTGAGAAAGGCCAGGGCCGCAGAGGTCAGTGATTCCTCCTTAGAAATAGTGAGTGGATAAAATCACAATAGAAAAATAGTCAGAACAGGCTGCACTAAAGCTAAATATGGAATTACCATATGCCCCAACAATTCCACCCCTAGGTATATCCTCTCCAAATC includes:
- the PRPS2 gene encoding ribose-phosphate pyrophosphokinase 2 isoform X4 yields the protein MVLVGDVKGRVAILVDDMADTCGTICHAADKLLSAGATKVYAILTHGIFSGPAISRINNAAFEAVVVTNTIPQEDKMKHCAKIQVIDISMILAEAIRRTHNGESVSYLFSHVPL